From a single Flavobacteriales bacterium genomic region:
- a CDS encoding dihydrodipicolinate synthase family protein has protein sequence MAKKSLNLAGVIPPMPTPFDSKGALAADQLSSNVKVWNEFGLRGMLVLGSNGEFVMMSADEKIRAVEAVKASIAPDKLLLAGTGCSTTEETIAVSKRAQAAGADALLVLHPHYYKSLMTDEALRGFFFKVADAVDVPVLVYNMPGCTGMDLSAKLLIELASHENIIGWKDSGSNIVKMEAVVKAKGDDFQLLIGSASLLLPALSIGAVGGIMALANIAPAECIKLIELFGSGNVAAARELQLNMTPVNNAVTATYAMPGLKHVMHQLGLYGGPCREPILPLGEKEAGQLDALIRDAGIRPFRTTAKA, from the coding sequence ATGGCAAAGAAATCCCTGAACCTCGCCGGCGTGATCCCGCCCATGCCAACACCCTTCGACAGCAAAGGTGCATTGGCTGCCGATCAGCTTTCATCCAATGTGAAGGTGTGGAATGAATTCGGACTGCGCGGCATGCTGGTCCTGGGATCCAACGGTGAATTCGTCATGATGTCGGCCGACGAAAAGATACGGGCCGTGGAAGCGGTCAAGGCATCAATCGCCCCCGATAAGCTTTTACTTGCAGGCACCGGATGCAGCACCACAGAAGAAACCATCGCCGTGTCGAAACGCGCACAGGCGGCAGGTGCGGATGCACTGCTCGTGCTTCATCCGCACTACTACAAAAGCCTGATGACCGATGAAGCCCTGCGCGGGTTTTTCTTCAAAGTGGCGGATGCGGTGGATGTTCCGGTGCTGGTGTACAACATGCCCGGATGTACCGGCATGGACCTGTCGGCCAAACTCCTGATTGAACTGGCATCCCATGAGAACATCATCGGATGGAAAGACTCGGGAAGCAACATCGTAAAGATGGAAGCTGTGGTGAAGGCCAAAGGAGACGATTTTCAACTGCTGATCGGTTCGGCCAGCCTGCTGTTGCCGGCCTTGTCGATCGGTGCGGTGGGAGGCATCATGGCCCTGGCCAACATTGCTCCCGCCGAGTGCATCAAGCTCATTGAGCTGTTCGGTTCAGGTAATGTGGCTGCCGCCAGGGAGCTGCAACTGAACATGACACCCGTGAACAATGCAGTGACGGCAACGTACGCGATGCCCGGACTGAAACACGTGATGCATCAACTGGGTCTGTACGGAGGTCCGTGCCGCGAACCCATCCTTCCTCTTGGAGAAAAGGAAGCCGGTCAGCTGGATGCGCTGATCCGTGACGCCGGGATCCGGCCTTTCCGCACAACCGCCAAAGCCTGA